One window from the genome of Streptomyces sp. NBC_01476 encodes:
- a CDS encoding DNA gyrase/topoisomerase IV subunit A, translating into MARRTTKTPPPPDDGFEERILDIDVVDEMQGSFLEYAYSVIYSRALPDARDGMKPVHRRIVYQMNEMGLRPERGYVKCARVVGEVMGKLHPHGDSSIYDAMVRMAQPFSQRLPLVDGHGNFGSLDDLPAAMRYTEARMSGPAQLMVESIDEDTVDFAPNYDGQEQEPAVLPSAYPNLLVNGSSGIAVGMATNMPPHNLGEVIAAARHLIRYPNADLDALMRHVPGPDLPTGGRIIGLSGIRDAYESGRGTFKIRATVTVEDVTARRKGLVVTELPFNVGPEKVIAKIKDMVGAKRLQGIADVKDLTDREHGLRLVIEIKNGFNPEAVLEQLYKLTPMEDSFGINNVALVDGQPLTLGLRELLQVYVDHRFEVVRRRSEFRRTKRRDRLHLVDGLLVALVDIDEVIAIIRASENAAAAKQGLIERFGLSEIQTQYILDTPLRRLTRFDRIELESERDRLNAEIAELTRILESDTELRKMVSAELAAVAKQYGTERRTVLLESADSPVSAVPLEVADDPCRVLLSSTGLLARTEIGGDLGESAGRRAKHDVIVSAVPTTARADVGAVTSTGRLLRLTVIDLPMLPPTAGPPSLAGGAPIAEFLSLEDGERVLCLTTLDESSPGLALGTEQGVVKRVVPDYPSNKDDLEVISLRDGDQVVGAVELRTGEEDLVFITDDAQLLRYPASQVRPQGRAAGGMAGIKLTDGAKVISFTAVDPAVDAVVFTVARAEGTLEDAEQATAKLTPFDQYPRKGRATGGVRCQRFLRGETGLALAWAGPAPARAATATGAAAELPPKDPRRDGSGVPLLKPVAVVAGPA; encoded by the coding sequence ATGGCCCGCCGCACGACGAAGACCCCGCCGCCTCCCGACGACGGTTTCGAGGAGCGCATCCTCGACATCGACGTCGTGGACGAGATGCAGGGCTCCTTCCTTGAGTACGCCTACTCGGTGATCTACTCGCGCGCGCTGCCCGACGCCCGCGACGGCATGAAGCCGGTGCACCGCCGCATCGTCTACCAGATGAACGAGATGGGCCTGCGTCCGGAGCGGGGCTACGTCAAGTGCGCCCGGGTCGTCGGCGAGGTGATGGGCAAGCTCCACCCGCACGGCGACTCGTCCATCTACGACGCCATGGTGCGGATGGCGCAGCCCTTCTCCCAGCGGCTGCCGCTGGTCGACGGCCACGGCAACTTCGGCTCGCTGGACGACCTGCCGGCCGCGATGCGGTACACCGAGGCCCGGATGTCCGGTCCGGCGCAGCTGATGGTCGAGTCGATCGACGAGGACACCGTCGACTTCGCGCCCAACTACGACGGCCAGGAGCAGGAGCCGGCCGTCCTGCCGTCGGCCTACCCCAACCTGCTGGTGAACGGCTCGTCGGGCATCGCGGTCGGCATGGCCACCAACATGCCGCCGCACAACCTCGGCGAGGTCATCGCCGCCGCCCGCCACCTGATCCGCTACCCGAACGCCGACCTCGACGCCCTGATGCGGCACGTCCCCGGGCCGGACCTGCCCACCGGCGGCCGGATCATCGGCCTGTCCGGCATCCGGGACGCGTACGAGTCGGGCCGCGGCACCTTCAAGATCCGCGCCACCGTCACGGTGGAGGACGTCACGGCCCGCCGCAAGGGCCTGGTGGTGACCGAACTGCCCTTCAATGTCGGGCCCGAGAAGGTCATCGCCAAGATCAAGGACATGGTCGGCGCCAAGCGGCTGCAGGGCATCGCCGACGTCAAGGACCTCACCGACCGCGAGCACGGCCTGCGGCTGGTCATCGAGATCAAGAACGGCTTCAACCCCGAGGCCGTGCTGGAGCAGCTCTACAAGCTGACGCCGATGGAGGACTCCTTCGGCATCAACAACGTCGCCCTGGTGGACGGCCAGCCGCTCACCCTGGGCCTGCGCGAACTGCTCCAGGTCTATGTCGACCACCGCTTCGAGGTGGTCCGCCGCCGCAGCGAGTTCCGCCGCACCAAGCGCCGCGACCGCCTGCACCTGGTAGACGGCCTGCTGGTGGCCCTGGTCGACATCGACGAGGTCATCGCGATCATCCGGGCCAGTGAGAACGCCGCGGCGGCCAAGCAGGGCCTGATCGAGCGGTTCGGGCTGTCGGAGATCCAGACCCAGTACATCCTCGACACCCCGCTGCGCCGGCTGACCCGCTTCGACCGGATCGAGCTGGAGTCCGAGCGGGACCGGCTGAACGCGGAGATCGCCGAGCTGACCCGGATCCTGGAGTCCGACACCGAGCTGCGCAAGATGGTCTCGGCCGAACTGGCCGCGGTCGCCAAGCAGTACGGCACCGAGCGCCGCACGGTACTGCTGGAGTCGGCGGACTCGCCGGTCTCGGCGGTGCCGCTTGAGGTCGCCGACGACCCGTGCCGGGTACTGCTCTCCTCGACCGGCCTGCTGGCCCGTACCGAGATCGGCGGTGACCTCGGCGAGAGCGCCGGGCGGCGCGCCAAGCACGACGTGATCGTCTCGGCGGTGCCCACCACCGCCCGGGCCGATGTCGGCGCGGTCACCTCCACCGGGCGGCTGCTGCGGCTGACCGTCATCGACCTGCCGATGCTGCCGCCCACCGCCGGCCCGCCGTCGCTGGCCGGGGGCGCGCCGATCGCCGAGTTCCTGTCGCTGGAGGACGGCGAGCGCGTGCTCTGCCTGACCACGCTGGACGAGTCCTCGCCCGGCCTCGCGCTCGGCACCGAACAGGGCGTCGTCAAGCGGGTGGTGCCGGACTACCCGTCGAACAAGGACGACCTGGAGGTCATCTCCCTCCGGGACGGCGACCAGGTGGTGGGCGCGGTCGAGCTGCGGACCGGCGAGGAGGACCTGGTCTTCATCACCGACGACGCCCAGCTGCTGCGCTACCCCGCCTCCCAGGTGCGCCCGCAGGGCCGCGCGGCCGGCGGCATGGCGGGCATCAAGCTGACCGACGGCGCGAAGGTGATCTCCTTCACCGCGGTCGACCCGGCGGTGGACGCGGTGGTCTTCACCGTGGCGCGGGCCGAGGGCACGCTGGAGGACGCCGAGCAGGCCACCGCGAAGCTCACCCCGTTCGACCAGTACCCGCGCAAGGGCCGGGCGACCGGCGGTGTGCGCTGCCAGCGATTCCTGCGCGGTGAGACGGGGCTCGCGCTGGCCTGGGCCGGTCCCGCCCCGGCCCGCGCGGCGACCGCCACCGGCGCCGCCGCCGAACTGCCGCCGAAGGACCCGCGCCGCGACGGCTCCGGCGTCCCGCTGCTCAAGCCGGTGGCGGTGGTGGCCGGCCCGGCGTGA
- a CDS encoding M16 family metallopeptidase, whose product MGHTATPEAHSSGLTATEHRLSNGLRVVLSEDHLTPVAAVCLWYDVGSRHEVKGRTGLAHLFEHLMFQGSASVKGNGHFELVQGAGGSLNGTTSFERTNYFETMPAHQLELALWLEADRMGSLLTALDQESLDNQRDVVKNERRQRYDNVPYGTAFERLTALAYPDGHPYHHTPIGSMEDLDAASLEDARAFFRTYYAPGNAVLSVVGDIDPGQTLAWIEKYFGTIPAHDGKPAPRDGSLPDVMGGQLREVVEEDVPSRALMAAYRLPEDGTRAGDAADLALTVLGGGESSRLHNRLVRRDRTAVTAGFGLLRLAGAPSLGWLDVKASSGVELTAIESAVDEELARFAEEGPTPEEMERAQAQLEREWLDRLATVAGRADELCRFAVLFGDPQLALTAVQRVLSVTAEEVKAVAAGRLRPDNRAVLVYEPTGGDQAEGAESAENAKGAEGAEATEATEQEESEA is encoded by the coding sequence ATGGGTCACACGGCCACCCCGGAGGCACACTCCAGCGGCCTGACAGCCACCGAACACCGCCTGTCGAACGGCCTGCGGGTGGTGCTCTCCGAGGACCACCTCACCCCGGTCGCGGCCGTCTGCCTCTGGTACGACGTCGGTTCGCGGCACGAGGTGAAGGGCCGTACCGGCCTGGCTCACCTCTTCGAGCACCTGATGTTCCAGGGCTCGGCCAGCGTGAAGGGCAACGGCCACTTCGAGTTGGTACAGGGCGCGGGCGGTTCGCTCAACGGCACCACCAGCTTCGAGCGCACCAACTACTTCGAGACCATGCCCGCCCACCAGCTCGAACTGGCCCTGTGGCTGGAAGCGGACCGGATGGGCAGCCTGCTCACCGCGCTGGACCAGGAGAGCCTGGACAACCAGCGGGACGTGGTGAAGAACGAGCGCCGCCAGCGGTACGACAACGTGCCGTACGGCACCGCCTTCGAACGCCTCACCGCGCTCGCCTACCCCGACGGGCACCCCTACCACCACACCCCGATCGGCTCGATGGAGGACCTGGACGCGGCTTCCCTGGAGGACGCCCGGGCCTTCTTCCGCACCTACTACGCGCCTGGCAACGCGGTCCTGTCGGTGGTCGGGGACATCGACCCGGGGCAGACGCTTGCCTGGATCGAGAAGTACTTCGGCACCATCCCCGCGCACGACGGCAAGCCGGCGCCGCGCGACGGCTCGCTGCCCGACGTCATGGGCGGCCAGCTGCGCGAGGTCGTCGAGGAGGACGTGCCCTCCCGCGCCCTGATGGCCGCCTACCGGCTGCCGGAGGACGGCACCCGGGCGGGCGACGCGGCCGACCTGGCGCTGACCGTGCTCGGCGGCGGCGAGTCCTCCCGGCTGCACAACCGGCTGGTGCGGCGCGACCGCACCGCGGTGACGGCCGGCTTCGGGCTGCTGCGGCTGGCGGGGGCGCCCTCCCTCGGCTGGCTGGACGTCAAGGCGTCCTCCGGGGTCGAACTGACCGCCATCGAGAGCGCGGTGGACGAGGAGCTGGCCCGCTTCGCCGAGGAGGGCCCGACGCCCGAGGAGATGGAGCGGGCCCAGGCGCAGCTGGAGCGGGAGTGGCTGGACCGGCTGGCGACCGTGGCCGGACGGGCCGACGAACTCTGCCGGTTCGCGGTGCTCTTCGGCGACCCGCAGCTCGCGCTGACCGCGGTGCAGCGGGTGCTGTCCGTCACCGCCGAGGAGGTCAAGGCGGTGGCCGCGGGGCGGCTGCGGCCCGACAACCGGGCGGTCCTCGTCTACGAACCCACCGGGGGCGACCAGGCCGAAGGCGCCGAAAGCGCCGAAAACGCCAAGGGTGCCGAGGGCGCCGAAGCCACCGAGGCGACCGAGCAGGAAGAGAGCGAAGCGTGA
- a CDS encoding M16 family metallopeptidase, whose protein sequence is MTFHPQPQPGEPKPWAFPAPERGTLPNGVTLLTSHRPGQQVIAVEVVLAAPLDAEPEALEGVATIMARALSEGTDEHSAEEFAAELERCGASLSAHADHPGVRVSLEVPASRLDKALSLLAEALRAPAFAESEVKRLVANRLDEIPHELANPARRAAMALSKELFPSTLRISRPRQGTEETVRGIDAAAVREFYTAHVLPATSTVVVVGDFTGIDLPALLTETLGRWTGGAAKPRPRPALTSDDTARVVIVDRPGAVQTQLLIGRTGPDRQDPVWAAQVLGTYSLGGTLTSRLDRVLREEKGYTYGVRAFAQVLLSSADGTGAALLAISGSVATEVTGPALADTWQVIRTLAEGGLTEEERDVAVQNLVGVAPLRYETAAAVADTLADQVEQELPDDYQARLYARLAATGTVEATAAVVNGFPLDRLVVVLVGDAASIEEPVRALGIGPVSVIG, encoded by the coding sequence ATGACGTTCCACCCGCAGCCGCAGCCGGGCGAGCCCAAGCCGTGGGCCTTCCCGGCGCCCGAGCGCGGCACCCTGCCCAACGGGGTGACACTGCTCACAAGCCACCGGCCGGGACAGCAGGTGATCGCGGTCGAGGTGGTGCTGGCCGCGCCGCTGGACGCGGAACCGGAGGCCCTGGAGGGCGTGGCGACCATCATGGCCAGGGCGCTCTCCGAGGGCACCGACGAGCACAGCGCCGAGGAGTTCGCCGCCGAGCTGGAGCGGTGCGGCGCCAGCTTGTCGGCGCACGCCGACCACCCCGGTGTCCGGGTCTCCCTCGAAGTGCCCGCCTCCCGGCTGGACAAGGCGCTCAGCCTGCTCGCCGAGGCGCTGCGCGCCCCCGCCTTCGCCGAGTCCGAGGTGAAGCGGCTGGTCGCCAACCGGCTCGACGAGATCCCGCACGAGCTGGCCAACCCGGCCCGCCGCGCGGCCATGGCGCTGTCCAAGGAGCTCTTCCCGTCCACGCTGCGCATCTCACGGCCGCGTCAGGGCACCGAGGAGACCGTCCGCGGCATCGACGCGGCAGCGGTCCGGGAGTTCTACACCGCCCATGTCCTGCCGGCGACGTCCACCGTCGTGGTGGTCGGCGACTTCACCGGCATCGACCTGCCGGCGCTGCTCACCGAGACCCTGGGCCGCTGGACCGGGGGCGCCGCGAAGCCGCGTCCCCGCCCGGCGCTCACCTCGGACGACACCGCCCGGGTGGTGATCGTGGACCGGCCGGGCGCGGTGCAGACTCAGCTGCTGATCGGCCGTACCGGGCCCGACCGCCAGGACCCGGTGTGGGCGGCCCAGGTGCTCGGCACGTACAGCCTCGGCGGCACCCTCACCTCACGGCTGGACCGGGTGCTGCGCGAGGAGAAGGGCTACACCTACGGCGTGCGGGCCTTCGCCCAGGTGCTGCTCAGCTCGGCCGACGGCACCGGCGCCGCGCTGCTGGCGATCAGCGGCTCGGTGGCCACCGAGGTGACCGGCCCGGCGCTGGCCGACACCTGGCAGGTGATCCGCACCCTCGCCGAGGGCGGTCTCACCGAGGAGGAGCGGGACGTCGCGGTGCAGAATCTCGTCGGGGTCGCACCGCTGCGGTACGAGACCGCCGCCGCGGTCGCGGACACGCTCGCCGACCAGGTGGAGCAGGAGCTGCCGGACGACTACCAGGCCCGGCTGTACGCCCGGCTGGCGGCCACCGGCACCGTGGAGGCCACCGCGGCGGTGGTGAACGGCTTCCCGCTGGACCGCCTGGTGGTGGTCCTGGTCGGTGACGCGGCCTCCATCGAGGAGCCGGTACGGGCCCTCGGGATCGGTCCGGTGAGCGTCATCGGCTGA
- a CDS encoding M23 family metallopeptidase: protein MAFKFLPAPGGKHRRVHPGRTAATVAGIAVLTAGGAIGASAMAAPGQAPAAAAQPTAFTQALDVHASLAHTLAAQAESQHKAADTAKAKAKAAAQARAQARARAAAAAKAREQAEAKAAAAAKAAAVRTAAPAAASRSEARAALPVSTDSGWMKPVGDAAIGTGYKASGSLWSSGSHTGVDFLVGSGTPVHAVAVGTVISAGADGAYGNDVIIKHADGKYTLYGHLTEPLVSAGQTVTEGQEIGISGATGNVTGPHLHFEVRTTPDYGSDIDPVAYMASHGVTI from the coding sequence ATGGCGTTCAAATTTCTGCCCGCCCCCGGCGGGAAGCACCGTCGCGTCCACCCCGGGCGTACCGCCGCCACCGTGGCCGGGATCGCCGTACTGACCGCGGGCGGCGCCATCGGCGCCAGCGCGATGGCCGCCCCCGGGCAGGCCCCCGCGGCCGCCGCGCAGCCCACCGCGTTCACCCAGGCCCTGGACGTGCACGCGTCCCTGGCGCACACCCTGGCCGCCCAGGCCGAGAGCCAGCACAAGGCAGCCGACACCGCCAAGGCCAAGGCCAAGGCCGCGGCGCAGGCCAGGGCGCAGGCCCGGGCCAGGGCCGCCGCTGCCGCGAAGGCCAGGGAACAGGCTGAGGCCAAGGCAGCCGCGGCGGCGAAGGCCGCGGCGGTCCGCACCGCGGCGCCGGCCGCCGCCAGCCGGTCCGAGGCGCGGGCCGCACTGCCCGTCAGCACCGACTCCGGCTGGATGAAGCCGGTCGGCGACGCGGCCATCGGCACCGGCTACAAGGCCTCCGGGTCGCTGTGGTCCAGCGGTTCGCACACCGGTGTGGACTTCCTGGTCGGCTCCGGCACCCCGGTCCACGCGGTCGCGGTCGGCACGGTGATCTCCGCGGGCGCCGACGGCGCCTACGGCAACGACGTGATCATCAAGCACGCCGACGGCAAGTACACCCTCTACGGCCACCTCACCGAGCCGCTGGTGTCGGCCGGCCAGACGGTCACCGAGGGCCAGGAGATAGGCATCTCCGGCGCCACCGGCAACGTCACGGGCCCGCACCTGCACTTCGAGGTGCGCACCACCCCCGACTACGGCTCCGACATCGACCCGGTCGCGTACATGGCCTCGCACGGCGTCACGATCTGA
- a CDS encoding GntR family transcriptional regulator: MNGADGAGRRISAQVVCTAIRDDIVGGFFAPGSRLTEELLAQRYGVSRVPVREALRTLESEGFVRTRRHAGASVAEPTEQEAADLLEIRGLLEPLGAARAAQRRTEAHLKVLRGLVRLGQERAVQGQLSDLPSLDGWFHETLAQASGSPTLAALLTQLRHKIAWVYGDGGTTRAAESWEEHAAIIDAVARGDAERARRLAAVHVERAAAVRILKHPVNAVRRRA, encoded by the coding sequence GTGAACGGGGCGGACGGCGCGGGGCGGCGTATCTCGGCGCAGGTGGTGTGTACGGCCATCCGCGACGACATCGTCGGCGGTTTCTTCGCGCCGGGCAGCCGGCTGACCGAGGAGCTGCTCGCGCAGCGGTACGGGGTCTCCCGGGTGCCGGTGCGCGAAGCACTGCGCACCCTGGAGTCCGAAGGGTTCGTCCGGACCCGCAGACATGCCGGGGCCTCCGTCGCGGAGCCCACCGAGCAGGAGGCGGCCGACCTGCTGGAGATACGCGGACTGCTGGAGCCACTGGGCGCCGCCCGCGCGGCCCAGCGGCGGACCGAGGCGCACCTGAAGGTGCTGCGCGGTCTGGTCCGGCTCGGGCAGGAACGCGCGGTGCAGGGGCAGTTGTCCGACCTGCCGTCCCTCGACGGCTGGTTCCACGAGACGCTGGCCCAGGCGTCCGGCAGCCCGACACTGGCCGCCCTGCTCACCCAGCTGCGGCACAAGATCGCCTGGGTGTACGGCGACGGCGGCACCACCAGGGCCGCCGAGTCGTGGGAGGAGCACGCCGCGATCATCGACGCGGTGGCGCGCGGCGACGCCGAACGGGCCCGCCGGCTGGCCGCGGTGCACGTGGAGCGGGCGGCCGCGGTGAGGATCCTGAAACATCCCGTAAACGCGGTGCGCCGCCGCGCTTAA
- a CDS encoding HPr family phosphocarrier protein yields the protein MAERRVNVGWAEGLHARPASIFVRAAMAAGVPVTIAKADGGPVNAASMLAVLSLGAQGGEEVVLASSAEGADAALDRLAKLVSEGLDELPETV from the coding sequence ATGGCTGAGCGCCGCGTCAACGTCGGCTGGGCAGAGGGTCTGCACGCCCGCCCGGCGTCCATCTTCGTCCGCGCGGCGATGGCCGCCGGCGTGCCGGTCACCATCGCCAAGGCGGACGGCGGCCCGGTGAACGCGGCGTCGATGCTGGCCGTGCTGAGCCTGGGCGCACAAGGGGGCGAGGAGGTCGTGCTCGCCTCGTCGGCCGAGGGCGCCGACGCCGCGCTCGACCGGCTGGCGAAACTCGTCTCGGAAGGGCTCGACGAACTGCCGGAAACCGTCTGA